A window from Zingiber officinale cultivar Zhangliang chromosome 7A, Zo_v1.1, whole genome shotgun sequence encodes these proteins:
- the LOC122002140 gene encoding serine hydroxymethyltransferase, mitochondrial isoform X1 — protein MAMASALRRLSSSSSKSQPFLWNSLYYMSSLPSEAVYEKEKSRVTWPKQLNAPLAVVDPEIADIIELEKARQWKGLELIPSENFTSVSVMQAVGSIMTNKYSEGYPGARYYGGNEYIDMAETLCQKRALEAFHLDPEKWGVNVQSLSGSPSNFQVYTALLKPHERIMALDLPHGGHLSHGYQTDTKKISAVSIFFETMPYRLDESTGYIDYDQLEKSATLFRPKLIVAGASAYSRLYDYARIRKVCDKHKAILLADMAHISGLVAGGVIPSPFEYADIVTTTTHKSLRGPRGAMIFFRKGVKEINKQGKEVLYDFEDKINQAVFPGLQGGPHNHTISGLAVALKQATTPEYKAYQEQVLRNCARFAQTLVAKGYELVSGGTENHLVLVNLKNKGIDGSRVEKVLELVHIAANKNTVPGDVSAMVPGGIRMGTPALTSRGFVEEDFAKVADFFDTAVNLSLKIKTETKAGTKLKDFLTTIQTDANIQSEIKKLRQDVEEYAKQFPTIGFEKETMKYKV, from the exons ATGGCAATGGCGTCGGCGCTCCGTAgactctcttcctcctcctcgaaATCGCAGCCTTTCCTGTGGAACTCTCTGTATTACATG TCCTCCCTACCGAGCGAGGCCGTCTACGAGAAGGAGAAATCTCGCGTCACG TGGCCGAAACAGCTGAACGCTCCGTTAGCGGTCGTCGATCCGGAGATTGCGGATATCATCGAGCTCGAGAAGGCTCGACAATGGAAG GGACTCGAGCTCATTCCTTCGGAGAATTTCACTTCGGTGTCGGTGATGCAAGCAGTAGGGTCTATCATGACCAACAAATACAGTGAAGGTTATCCTGGTGCAAGATACTATGGTGGCAATGA ATATATTGACATGGCAGAAACATTGTGTCAGAAACGTGCGCTAGAAGCATTCCATCTAGATCCTGAAAAATGGGGAG TGAATGTGCAGTCTCTATCAGGATCACCTtctaattttcaagtatatacGGCACTCTTAAAACCGCATGAAAGAATAATGGCTCTTGATCTGCCTCATGGTGGACATCTTTCTCATGGCTACCAG ACTGATACCAAGAAGATCTCTGCAGTGTCCATATTCTTTGAAACAATGCCTTACAGGCTTGATGAGAGTACTGGGTATATTGATTACGATCAG CTGGAGAAAAGTGCTACACTCTTCAGGCCAAAATTAATAGTGGCTGGTGCTAGTGCCTATTCTCGCCTCTATGACTATGCTCGTATTAGGAAG GTATGTGACAAACACAAAGCTATCCTTCTAGCAGATATGGCTCATATAAGTGGACTTGTTGCTGGTGGTGTCATTCCATCTCCATTCGAGTATGCAGATATCGTCACAACTACAACTCATAAGTCACTCCGTGGACCACGAGGGGCCATGATATTCTTCAGGAAAGGAGTGAAGGAGATCAACAAACAAGGGAAAGAG GTTTTGTACGACTTTGAAGACAAGATCAATCAAGCAGTCTTCCCTGGACTCCAAGGTGGCCCACACAACCACACCATTTCTGGTTTAGCTGTTGCTCTCAAACAG GCCACCACTCCTGAGTACAAAGCCTATCAAGAGCAAGTACTCCGCAACTGTGCAAGATTTGCTCAG ACTTTGGTTGCAAAAGGCTATGAGCTTGTTTCAGGTGGAACAGAGAACCATTTAGTATTGGTGAATCTTAAGAACAAG GGAATTGATGGGTCTAGAGTTGAAAAGGTGCTTGAATTAGTTCACATTGCAGCTAACAAAAACACTGTACCTGGTGATGTTTCTGCCATGGTTCCTGGAGGCATCAGGATGG GAACCCCAGCCCTTACATCGAGAGGATTTGTTGAAGAAGACTTTGCTAAAGTTGCTGACTTCTTTGACACTGCTGTGAATTTGTCATTGAAGATCAAGACTGAAACAAAAG CTGGAACAAAGCTGAAGGATTTTCTAACCACCATTCAGACAGATGCTAATATTCAATCTGAGATCAAGAAGCTCCGCCAGGACGTGGAAGAATATGCAAAACAGTTCCCAACTATTGGATTTGAGAAGGAAACTATGAAATACAAAGTCTGA
- the LOC122002140 gene encoding serine hydroxymethyltransferase, mitochondrial isoform X2 has protein sequence MAMASALRRLSSSSSKSQPFLWNSLYYMWPKQLNAPLAVVDPEIADIIELEKARQWKGLELIPSENFTSVSVMQAVGSIMTNKYSEGYPGARYYGGNEYIDMAETLCQKRALEAFHLDPEKWGVNVQSLSGSPSNFQVYTALLKPHERIMALDLPHGGHLSHGYQTDTKKISAVSIFFETMPYRLDESTGYIDYDQLEKSATLFRPKLIVAGASAYSRLYDYARIRKVCDKHKAILLADMAHISGLVAGGVIPSPFEYADIVTTTTHKSLRGPRGAMIFFRKGVKEINKQGKEVLYDFEDKINQAVFPGLQGGPHNHTISGLAVALKQATTPEYKAYQEQVLRNCARFAQTLVAKGYELVSGGTENHLVLVNLKNKGIDGSRVEKVLELVHIAANKNTVPGDVSAMVPGGIRMGTPALTSRGFVEEDFAKVADFFDTAVNLSLKIKTETKAGTKLKDFLTTIQTDANIQSEIKKLRQDVEEYAKQFPTIGFEKETMKYKV, from the exons ATGGCAATGGCGTCGGCGCTCCGTAgactctcttcctcctcctcgaaATCGCAGCCTTTCCTGTGGAACTCTCTGTATTACATG TGGCCGAAACAGCTGAACGCTCCGTTAGCGGTCGTCGATCCGGAGATTGCGGATATCATCGAGCTCGAGAAGGCTCGACAATGGAAG GGACTCGAGCTCATTCCTTCGGAGAATTTCACTTCGGTGTCGGTGATGCAAGCAGTAGGGTCTATCATGACCAACAAATACAGTGAAGGTTATCCTGGTGCAAGATACTATGGTGGCAATGA ATATATTGACATGGCAGAAACATTGTGTCAGAAACGTGCGCTAGAAGCATTCCATCTAGATCCTGAAAAATGGGGAG TGAATGTGCAGTCTCTATCAGGATCACCTtctaattttcaagtatatacGGCACTCTTAAAACCGCATGAAAGAATAATGGCTCTTGATCTGCCTCATGGTGGACATCTTTCTCATGGCTACCAG ACTGATACCAAGAAGATCTCTGCAGTGTCCATATTCTTTGAAACAATGCCTTACAGGCTTGATGAGAGTACTGGGTATATTGATTACGATCAG CTGGAGAAAAGTGCTACACTCTTCAGGCCAAAATTAATAGTGGCTGGTGCTAGTGCCTATTCTCGCCTCTATGACTATGCTCGTATTAGGAAG GTATGTGACAAACACAAAGCTATCCTTCTAGCAGATATGGCTCATATAAGTGGACTTGTTGCTGGTGGTGTCATTCCATCTCCATTCGAGTATGCAGATATCGTCACAACTACAACTCATAAGTCACTCCGTGGACCACGAGGGGCCATGATATTCTTCAGGAAAGGAGTGAAGGAGATCAACAAACAAGGGAAAGAG GTTTTGTACGACTTTGAAGACAAGATCAATCAAGCAGTCTTCCCTGGACTCCAAGGTGGCCCACACAACCACACCATTTCTGGTTTAGCTGTTGCTCTCAAACAG GCCACCACTCCTGAGTACAAAGCCTATCAAGAGCAAGTACTCCGCAACTGTGCAAGATTTGCTCAG ACTTTGGTTGCAAAAGGCTATGAGCTTGTTTCAGGTGGAACAGAGAACCATTTAGTATTGGTGAATCTTAAGAACAAG GGAATTGATGGGTCTAGAGTTGAAAAGGTGCTTGAATTAGTTCACATTGCAGCTAACAAAAACACTGTACCTGGTGATGTTTCTGCCATGGTTCCTGGAGGCATCAGGATGG GAACCCCAGCCCTTACATCGAGAGGATTTGTTGAAGAAGACTTTGCTAAAGTTGCTGACTTCTTTGACACTGCTGTGAATTTGTCATTGAAGATCAAGACTGAAACAAAAG CTGGAACAAAGCTGAAGGATTTTCTAACCACCATTCAGACAGATGCTAATATTCAATCTGAGATCAAGAAGCTCCGCCAGGACGTGGAAGAATATGCAAAACAGTTCCCAACTATTGGATTTGAGAAGGAAACTATGAAATACAAAGTCTGA
- the LOC122000399 gene encoding uncharacterized protein LOC122000399 codes for MAGASSLLRATRALQYSDHLTSGSSSSSSSAAAALSFSCPLKFPWSGEAKPCRVQLRKRMAVSLGTTVGLPDTKQKPFLQEGVVKVAGILLRLLNPPKLDPKQWRTRAEMLIEKGVTGCRSFTLIAVAGSIIGSILCFVEGCFFVLEAFYQYFQTISSSTNQGRITQSLVESIDMFLVGTALLSFGISLYVMFVSADDMKQKKRRQIAESTFGSFNLKKLAKSMGLQSISDAKSRLGHSILLILQAGMVEKLKEVELVSGMDLACFAGAVFVSSACVFILSKLSIPRGTKAFGT; via the exons atggcAGGAGCAAGTAGTCTACTGAGAGCCACTAGAGCTCTTCAGTACTCAGATCATCTTActtctggttcttcttcttcttcctcatcggcCGCTGCTGCCTTGTCTTTTTCTTGCCCTCTCAAATTTCCATGGAGTGGAGAGGCAAAGCCATGCAGAGTCCAGTTGAGGAAGAGAATGGCAGTCTCTTTGGGCACCACCGTCGGCTTGCCGGACACCAAGCAGAAGCCTTTCCTGCAAGAAGGAGTCGTGAAGGTGGCCGGCATTCTCCTCCGACTCCTCAACCCTCCGAAATTGGACCCAAAACAATGGAGAACTCGCGCGGAGATGCTCATCGAAAAG GGCGTCACCGGTTGCAGATCCTTCACTCTGATCGCAGTTGCTGGATCGATCATCGGTTCGATCTTGTGTTTCGTCGAG GGTTGCTTCTTTGTTCTTGAAGCTTTTTACCAATATTTCCAAACAATTTCTTCAAGCACAAATCAAGGAAGGATCACACAATCGCTTGTCGAATCGATAG ACATGTTCCTGGTAGGAACTGCTCTTCTCTCTTTCGGAATCAGCCTCTACGTCATGTTCGTGAGCGCAGACGACATGAAGCAGAAGAAAAGAAGGCAGATTGCTGAATCTACGTTTGGGTCCTTCAATCTCAAG AAGCTGGCCAAAAGCATGGGATTGCAGTCGATATCGGACGCGAAGTCGAGGCTCGGCCACTCGATCCTGCTGATTCTGCAGGCAGGAATGGTGGAAAAGTTGAAGGAGGTGGAGTTGGTGAGTGGAATGGACTTGGCTTGCTTTGCAGGAGCTGTCTTCGTCTCCTCTGCTTGTGTTTTTATCCTCTCCAAACTCTCGATTCCAAGGGGAACCAAAGCGTTCGGTACTTGA
- the LOC121999637 gene encoding pathogenesis-related thaumatin-like protein 3.5 produces MESLFFFLAAVVLFWGPAPAIAATAFTFHNKCRYTVWPATLSGNTATRLGGGGFELRPNATASFSAPPSWSGRFWARTGCSFDPTGTAPGHCDTGDCGGALLCSVGGAPPATLAEFTLAGPSTGDKDFYDVSLVDGYNVGIGVRPASGGQRGDDRCQYTGCVADVNKRCPTELRVAGAAGHTVACRSACEAFGASEYCCTGAHGSPASCGPSRYSQVFKSACPAAYSYAYDDATSTFTCASGTQGYRITFCPTAGDRI; encoded by the exons ATGGagagccttttcttcttcctcgccGCCG TTGTTTTATTCTGGGGTCCGGCGCCAGCGATCGCTGCCACTGCCTTCACATTCCACAACAAGTGCCGGTATACGGTCTGGCCCGCCACATTGTCAGGTAACACCGCAACTCGCCTTGGAGGCGGCGGCTTCGAGCTCCGCCCCAATGCCACCGCTTCCTTCTCCGCCCCGCCGAGCTGGTCTGGCCGCTTTTGGGCTCGCACCGGCTGCTCCTTCGACCCCACTGGAACTGCCCCAGGCCACTGCGACACAGGAGACTGCGGCGGCGCTCTCCTCTGCTCCGTCGGTGGTGCGCCGCCTGCCACCCTGGCGGAGTTCACCCTCGCCGGACCGTCTACTGGCGACAAGGACTTCTACGACGTGAGCCTCGTCGACGGCTACAACGTTGGCATCGGGGTGCGACCCGCATCCGGAGGACAAAGGGGTGACGACAGGTGCCAGTACACGGGATGCGTGGCAGACGTGAACAAGCGGTGCCCGACGGAGCTGCGGGTGGCGGGGGCGGCGGGCCACACGGTGGCGTGCCGGAGCGCGTGCGAGGCCTTCGGGGCTTCGGAGTACTGCTGCACAGGAGCCCACGGATCACCAGCGTCATGCGGGCCGAGCCGCTACTCTCAGGTCTTCAAATCAGCATGCCCGGCGGCGTACAGCTACGCATACGACGACGCCACAAGCACCTTCACCTGCGCCTCCGGCACGCAGGGCTACCGCATCACCTTCTGCCCCACCGCTGGCGACAGGATTTAG